From one Planococcus citri chromosome 3, ihPlaCitr1.1, whole genome shotgun sequence genomic stretch:
- the LOC135838714 gene encoding uncharacterized protein LOC135838714 isoform X1, with translation MPAAPNQTYLTHAFDQSCGLGGTNSMYSPDILQTPDMDASPISADSMHISDLLGLRTPRGTSLVNPSRQLAPSIMNLTGDQRFSTNVENSVLESSIMSISDKPDRKGYVHERCGHSPKTSDNRSSSRLTLDISRARNPMFNRNNGSPPFSDSSASTGSSGFEIGFFPHNIQTCRSDSPISEASSNNSAESISNHMVSNSPCRCNNVGCDVTKVKLNLLNLQNNSEASSHSTDSGVMNLHFASPTADQQDGSCAWPLTEQGIANVQNLHVIRCMSGMTNAQLMQTYEFISRILQTNDALEMEARCHRTAAVSGHAEAQFTWCGTLPNRSYMGPYSSKVFLGGLPWDITEEMLICSFRQFGNVKVEWPGKEQAIAQPKGYAYIIFENEMQVKLLLESCREGIDENEGSFYYKIPSRRSRPKEVQVIPWSINDSNYSVKIFQKLEPQKTVFVGALHGMMNAEGLFRVMDDLFGGVLYAGIDTDKNKYPIGSARVTFNNDQSYAKAVGAAFVDIKTSKFTKKVQIDPYLEDSPCSLCSIQVGPYFCRENGCFRYFCTKCWKLHHHSSTRTHKPLMRNSSKHAALTNSIAVSSH, from the exons atgccTGCTGCACCTAATCAG ACTTACTTAACCCATGCGTTCGATCAGTCTTGTGGACTTGGTGGAACAAATTCGATGTATTCCCCGGATATTTTACAGACACCGGATATGGATGCTTCGCCGATTAGTG cTGACAGCATGCATATTTCCGATCTGCTTGGACTTCGTACTCCTCGAGGTACTTCGTTGGTTAACCCAAGTCGTCAATTAGCTCCCTCGATTATGAACTTGACCGGAGATCAGCGTTTCTCGACGAACGTTGAGAATTCAGTTTTGGAATCGTCCATTATGAGTATTTCCGATAAACCAGACAGAAAAGGATACGTACACGAG AGATGTGGCCATAGTCCCAAAACTTCGGATAATCGATCTTCATCCAGATTAACGTTGGACATCTCGCGAGCGAGGAACCCGATGTTTAACAGAAACAATGGATCGCCGCCGTTTAGCGATTCCAGTGCCAGCACCGGAAGCTCGGGCTTTGAGATTGGATTCTTTCCTCATAATATTCAGACCTGCAGATCAGACTCGCCTATTTCCGAAGCCAGCAGTAACAACAGCGCTGAAAGTATTTCGAATCACATGGTGAGTAATTCTCCATGCCGGTGTAATAACGTTGGTTGCGATGTTACTAAAGTTAAGCTTAATTTGCTTAATTTACAGAATAATTCCGAAGCTAGTAGTCATAGTACAGATAGCGGTGTGATG AACCTGCATTTTGCATCACCTACGGCTGATCAACAAGACGGCAGCTGCGCTTGGCCTTTGACGGAACAAGGAATTGCGAATGTTCAGAATTTGCACGTAATCAGATGTATGTCTGGTATGACGAACGCTCAATTGATGCAGACTTACGAGTTCATAAGTAGGATTTTACAGACTAACGATGCGCTTGAAATGGAAGCCAGATGTCATCGTACCGCCGCCG TTTCAGGCCATGCTGAAGCTCAATTTACGTGGTGTGGTACATTGCCGAATCGTTCGTATATGGGACCTTATTCAAGTAAA GTATTTCTCGGTGGCTTACCTTGGGATATAACGGAGGAAATGCTGATTTGTTCGTTTCGTCAATTCGGTAACGTTAAGGTAGAATGGCCCGGAAAAGAGCAGGCTATCGCTCAGCCTAAAGGATACGCttatattatttttgagaaCGAGATGCAA gtgaaattGCTGTTAGAATCCTGTCGCGAAGGAATAGACGAAAACGAAGGTAGTTTTTACTACAAGATACCGTCACGTAGATCGCGACCTAAGGAAGTTCAAGTTATTCCGTGGTCCATTAACGACAGCAATTACTCTGTGAAGATTTTCCAGAAGCTGGAACCTCAAAAGACCGTATTTGTAGGAGCTTTACACGGTATGATGAACGCAGAAGGTTTATTTCGCGTAATGGACGATTTATTCGGCGGTGTGCTTTATGCTG gAATTGATACTGATAAGAACAAATATCCCATTGGATCAGCTCGTGTAACGTTTAACAACGATCAATCGTACGCTAAAGCCGTTGGTGCTGCGTTTGTAGATATTAAGACGTCTAAATTCACGAAGAAG GTGCAAATTGACCCTTATTTGGAAGATTCGCCTTGCAGTTTATGCTCGATCCAAGTCGGACCGTATTTTTGTCGCGAGAATGGATGTTTCCGTTATTTCTGCACCAAGTGTTGGAAATTACACCACCATTCTTCTACTCGAACTCATAAACCGCTTATGAGAAACTCGTCGAAACATGCTGCGTTGACTAATTCAATTGCAGTTTCTTCTCattga
- the LOC135838714 gene encoding uncharacterized protein LOC135838714 isoform X2 — MFHRQTYLTHAFDQSCGLGGTNSMYSPDILQTPDMDASPISADSMHISDLLGLRTPRGTSLVNPSRQLAPSIMNLTGDQRFSTNVENSVLESSIMSISDKPDRKGYVHERCGHSPKTSDNRSSSRLTLDISRARNPMFNRNNGSPPFSDSSASTGSSGFEIGFFPHNIQTCRSDSPISEASSNNSAESISNHMVSNSPCRCNNVGCDVTKVKLNLLNLQNNSEASSHSTDSGVMNLHFASPTADQQDGSCAWPLTEQGIANVQNLHVIRCMSGMTNAQLMQTYEFISRILQTNDALEMEARCHRTAAVSGHAEAQFTWCGTLPNRSYMGPYSSKVFLGGLPWDITEEMLICSFRQFGNVKVEWPGKEQAIAQPKGYAYIIFENEMQVKLLLESCREGIDENEGSFYYKIPSRRSRPKEVQVIPWSINDSNYSVKIFQKLEPQKTVFVGALHGMMNAEGLFRVMDDLFGGVLYAGIDTDKNKYPIGSARVTFNNDQSYAKAVGAAFVDIKTSKFTKKVQIDPYLEDSPCSLCSIQVGPYFCRENGCFRYFCTKCWKLHHHSSTRTHKPLMRNSSKHAALTNSIAVSSH; from the exons ATGTTTCACAGACAG ACTTACTTAACCCATGCGTTCGATCAGTCTTGTGGACTTGGTGGAACAAATTCGATGTATTCCCCGGATATTTTACAGACACCGGATATGGATGCTTCGCCGATTAGTG cTGACAGCATGCATATTTCCGATCTGCTTGGACTTCGTACTCCTCGAGGTACTTCGTTGGTTAACCCAAGTCGTCAATTAGCTCCCTCGATTATGAACTTGACCGGAGATCAGCGTTTCTCGACGAACGTTGAGAATTCAGTTTTGGAATCGTCCATTATGAGTATTTCCGATAAACCAGACAGAAAAGGATACGTACACGAG AGATGTGGCCATAGTCCCAAAACTTCGGATAATCGATCTTCATCCAGATTAACGTTGGACATCTCGCGAGCGAGGAACCCGATGTTTAACAGAAACAATGGATCGCCGCCGTTTAGCGATTCCAGTGCCAGCACCGGAAGCTCGGGCTTTGAGATTGGATTCTTTCCTCATAATATTCAGACCTGCAGATCAGACTCGCCTATTTCCGAAGCCAGCAGTAACAACAGCGCTGAAAGTATTTCGAATCACATGGTGAGTAATTCTCCATGCCGGTGTAATAACGTTGGTTGCGATGTTACTAAAGTTAAGCTTAATTTGCTTAATTTACAGAATAATTCCGAAGCTAGTAGTCATAGTACAGATAGCGGTGTGATG AACCTGCATTTTGCATCACCTACGGCTGATCAACAAGACGGCAGCTGCGCTTGGCCTTTGACGGAACAAGGAATTGCGAATGTTCAGAATTTGCACGTAATCAGATGTATGTCTGGTATGACGAACGCTCAATTGATGCAGACTTACGAGTTCATAAGTAGGATTTTACAGACTAACGATGCGCTTGAAATGGAAGCCAGATGTCATCGTACCGCCGCCG TTTCAGGCCATGCTGAAGCTCAATTTACGTGGTGTGGTACATTGCCGAATCGTTCGTATATGGGACCTTATTCAAGTAAA GTATTTCTCGGTGGCTTACCTTGGGATATAACGGAGGAAATGCTGATTTGTTCGTTTCGTCAATTCGGTAACGTTAAGGTAGAATGGCCCGGAAAAGAGCAGGCTATCGCTCAGCCTAAAGGATACGCttatattatttttgagaaCGAGATGCAA gtgaaattGCTGTTAGAATCCTGTCGCGAAGGAATAGACGAAAACGAAGGTAGTTTTTACTACAAGATACCGTCACGTAGATCGCGACCTAAGGAAGTTCAAGTTATTCCGTGGTCCATTAACGACAGCAATTACTCTGTGAAGATTTTCCAGAAGCTGGAACCTCAAAAGACCGTATTTGTAGGAGCTTTACACGGTATGATGAACGCAGAAGGTTTATTTCGCGTAATGGACGATTTATTCGGCGGTGTGCTTTATGCTG gAATTGATACTGATAAGAACAAATATCCCATTGGATCAGCTCGTGTAACGTTTAACAACGATCAATCGTACGCTAAAGCCGTTGGTGCTGCGTTTGTAGATATTAAGACGTCTAAATTCACGAAGAAG GTGCAAATTGACCCTTATTTGGAAGATTCGCCTTGCAGTTTATGCTCGATCCAAGTCGGACCGTATTTTTGTCGCGAGAATGGATGTTTCCGTTATTTCTGCACCAAGTGTTGGAAATTACACCACCATTCTTCTACTCGAACTCATAAACCGCTTATGAGAAACTCGTCGAAACATGCTGCGTTGACTAATTCAATTGCAGTTTCTTCTCattga
- the LOC135838714 gene encoding uncharacterized protein LOC135838714 isoform X3, which yields MPAAPNQTYLTHAFDQSCGLGGTNSMYSPDILQTPDMDASPISADSMHISDLLGLRTPRGTSLVNPSRQLAPSIMNLTGDQRFSTNVENSVLESSIMSISDKPDRKGYVHERCGHSPKTSDNRSSSRLTLDISRARNPMFNRNNGSPPFSDSSASTGSSGFEIGFFPHNIQTCRSDSPISEASSNNSAESISNHMVSNSPCRCNNVGCDVTKVKLNLLNLQNNSEASSHSTDSGVMNLHFASPTADQQDGSCAWPLTEQGIANVQNLHVIRCMSGMTNAQLMQTYEFISRILQTNDALEMEARCHRTAAGHAEAQFTWCGTLPNRSYMGPYSSKVFLGGLPWDITEEMLICSFRQFGNVKVEWPGKEQAIAQPKGYAYIIFENEMQVKLLLESCREGIDENEGSFYYKIPSRRSRPKEVQVIPWSINDSNYSVKIFQKLEPQKTVFVGALHGMMNAEGLFRVMDDLFGGVLYAGIDTDKNKYPIGSARVTFNNDQSYAKAVGAAFVDIKTSKFTKKVQIDPYLEDSPCSLCSIQVGPYFCRENGCFRYFCTKCWKLHHHSSTRTHKPLMRNSSKHAALTNSIAVSSH from the exons atgccTGCTGCACCTAATCAG ACTTACTTAACCCATGCGTTCGATCAGTCTTGTGGACTTGGTGGAACAAATTCGATGTATTCCCCGGATATTTTACAGACACCGGATATGGATGCTTCGCCGATTAGTG cTGACAGCATGCATATTTCCGATCTGCTTGGACTTCGTACTCCTCGAGGTACTTCGTTGGTTAACCCAAGTCGTCAATTAGCTCCCTCGATTATGAACTTGACCGGAGATCAGCGTTTCTCGACGAACGTTGAGAATTCAGTTTTGGAATCGTCCATTATGAGTATTTCCGATAAACCAGACAGAAAAGGATACGTACACGAG AGATGTGGCCATAGTCCCAAAACTTCGGATAATCGATCTTCATCCAGATTAACGTTGGACATCTCGCGAGCGAGGAACCCGATGTTTAACAGAAACAATGGATCGCCGCCGTTTAGCGATTCCAGTGCCAGCACCGGAAGCTCGGGCTTTGAGATTGGATTCTTTCCTCATAATATTCAGACCTGCAGATCAGACTCGCCTATTTCCGAAGCCAGCAGTAACAACAGCGCTGAAAGTATTTCGAATCACATGGTGAGTAATTCTCCATGCCGGTGTAATAACGTTGGTTGCGATGTTACTAAAGTTAAGCTTAATTTGCTTAATTTACAGAATAATTCCGAAGCTAGTAGTCATAGTACAGATAGCGGTGTGATG AACCTGCATTTTGCATCACCTACGGCTGATCAACAAGACGGCAGCTGCGCTTGGCCTTTGACGGAACAAGGAATTGCGAATGTTCAGAATTTGCACGTAATCAGATGTATGTCTGGTATGACGAACGCTCAATTGATGCAGACTTACGAGTTCATAAGTAGGATTTTACAGACTAACGATGCGCTTGAAATGGAAGCCAGATGTCATCGTACCGCCGCCG GCCATGCTGAAGCTCAATTTACGTGGTGTGGTACATTGCCGAATCGTTCGTATATGGGACCTTATTCAAGTAAA GTATTTCTCGGTGGCTTACCTTGGGATATAACGGAGGAAATGCTGATTTGTTCGTTTCGTCAATTCGGTAACGTTAAGGTAGAATGGCCCGGAAAAGAGCAGGCTATCGCTCAGCCTAAAGGATACGCttatattatttttgagaaCGAGATGCAA gtgaaattGCTGTTAGAATCCTGTCGCGAAGGAATAGACGAAAACGAAGGTAGTTTTTACTACAAGATACCGTCACGTAGATCGCGACCTAAGGAAGTTCAAGTTATTCCGTGGTCCATTAACGACAGCAATTACTCTGTGAAGATTTTCCAGAAGCTGGAACCTCAAAAGACCGTATTTGTAGGAGCTTTACACGGTATGATGAACGCAGAAGGTTTATTTCGCGTAATGGACGATTTATTCGGCGGTGTGCTTTATGCTG gAATTGATACTGATAAGAACAAATATCCCATTGGATCAGCTCGTGTAACGTTTAACAACGATCAATCGTACGCTAAAGCCGTTGGTGCTGCGTTTGTAGATATTAAGACGTCTAAATTCACGAAGAAG GTGCAAATTGACCCTTATTTGGAAGATTCGCCTTGCAGTTTATGCTCGATCCAAGTCGGACCGTATTTTTGTCGCGAGAATGGATGTTTCCGTTATTTCTGCACCAAGTGTTGGAAATTACACCACCATTCTTCTACTCGAACTCATAAACCGCTTATGAGAAACTCGTCGAAACATGCTGCGTTGACTAATTCAATTGCAGTTTCTTCTCattga
- the LOC135838714 gene encoding uncharacterized protein LOC135838714 isoform X4: MPAAPNQTYLTHAFDQSCGLGGTNSMYSPDILQTPDMDASPISADSMHISDLLGLRTPRGTSLVNPSRQLAPSIMNLTGDQRFSTNVENSVLESSIMSISDKPDRKGYVHERCGHSPKTSDNRSSSRLTLDISRARNPMFNRNNGSPPFSDSSASTGSSGFEIGFFPHNIQTCRSDSPISEASSNNSAESISNHMNNSEASSHSTDSGVMNLHFASPTADQQDGSCAWPLTEQGIANVQNLHVIRCMSGMTNAQLMQTYEFISRILQTNDALEMEARCHRTAAVSGHAEAQFTWCGTLPNRSYMGPYSSKVFLGGLPWDITEEMLICSFRQFGNVKVEWPGKEQAIAQPKGYAYIIFENEMQVKLLLESCREGIDENEGSFYYKIPSRRSRPKEVQVIPWSINDSNYSVKIFQKLEPQKTVFVGALHGMMNAEGLFRVMDDLFGGVLYAGIDTDKNKYPIGSARVTFNNDQSYAKAVGAAFVDIKTSKFTKKVQIDPYLEDSPCSLCSIQVGPYFCRENGCFRYFCTKCWKLHHHSSTRTHKPLMRNSSKHAALTNSIAVSSH; this comes from the exons atgccTGCTGCACCTAATCAG ACTTACTTAACCCATGCGTTCGATCAGTCTTGTGGACTTGGTGGAACAAATTCGATGTATTCCCCGGATATTTTACAGACACCGGATATGGATGCTTCGCCGATTAGTG cTGACAGCATGCATATTTCCGATCTGCTTGGACTTCGTACTCCTCGAGGTACTTCGTTGGTTAACCCAAGTCGTCAATTAGCTCCCTCGATTATGAACTTGACCGGAGATCAGCGTTTCTCGACGAACGTTGAGAATTCAGTTTTGGAATCGTCCATTATGAGTATTTCCGATAAACCAGACAGAAAAGGATACGTACACGAG AGATGTGGCCATAGTCCCAAAACTTCGGATAATCGATCTTCATCCAGATTAACGTTGGACATCTCGCGAGCGAGGAACCCGATGTTTAACAGAAACAATGGATCGCCGCCGTTTAGCGATTCCAGTGCCAGCACCGGAAGCTCGGGCTTTGAGATTGGATTCTTTCCTCATAATATTCAGACCTGCAGATCAGACTCGCCTATTTCCGAAGCCAGCAGTAACAACAGCGCTGAAAGTATTTCGAATCACATG AATAATTCCGAAGCTAGTAGTCATAGTACAGATAGCGGTGTGATG AACCTGCATTTTGCATCACCTACGGCTGATCAACAAGACGGCAGCTGCGCTTGGCCTTTGACGGAACAAGGAATTGCGAATGTTCAGAATTTGCACGTAATCAGATGTATGTCTGGTATGACGAACGCTCAATTGATGCAGACTTACGAGTTCATAAGTAGGATTTTACAGACTAACGATGCGCTTGAAATGGAAGCCAGATGTCATCGTACCGCCGCCG TTTCAGGCCATGCTGAAGCTCAATTTACGTGGTGTGGTACATTGCCGAATCGTTCGTATATGGGACCTTATTCAAGTAAA GTATTTCTCGGTGGCTTACCTTGGGATATAACGGAGGAAATGCTGATTTGTTCGTTTCGTCAATTCGGTAACGTTAAGGTAGAATGGCCCGGAAAAGAGCAGGCTATCGCTCAGCCTAAAGGATACGCttatattatttttgagaaCGAGATGCAA gtgaaattGCTGTTAGAATCCTGTCGCGAAGGAATAGACGAAAACGAAGGTAGTTTTTACTACAAGATACCGTCACGTAGATCGCGACCTAAGGAAGTTCAAGTTATTCCGTGGTCCATTAACGACAGCAATTACTCTGTGAAGATTTTCCAGAAGCTGGAACCTCAAAAGACCGTATTTGTAGGAGCTTTACACGGTATGATGAACGCAGAAGGTTTATTTCGCGTAATGGACGATTTATTCGGCGGTGTGCTTTATGCTG gAATTGATACTGATAAGAACAAATATCCCATTGGATCAGCTCGTGTAACGTTTAACAACGATCAATCGTACGCTAAAGCCGTTGGTGCTGCGTTTGTAGATATTAAGACGTCTAAATTCACGAAGAAG GTGCAAATTGACCCTTATTTGGAAGATTCGCCTTGCAGTTTATGCTCGATCCAAGTCGGACCGTATTTTTGTCGCGAGAATGGATGTTTCCGTTATTTCTGCACCAAGTGTTGGAAATTACACCACCATTCTTCTACTCGAACTCATAAACCGCTTATGAGAAACTCGTCGAAACATGCTGCGTTGACTAATTCAATTGCAGTTTCTTCTCattga